A region of Aquila chrysaetos chrysaetos chromosome 13, bAquChr1.4, whole genome shotgun sequence DNA encodes the following proteins:
- the ANXA4 gene encoding annexin A4 codes for MATIKGVSSFSAEQEAQALRKAMKGFGTDEDAIIEILTKLNVSQRQQVLITYKSSIGRDLIDDLKSELSGNFERVIIGMMTPTTMYDVHELRRAVKGAGTDEGCLIEILASRTNEEIRRINENYKLQYGRTLEEDIVSDTSSMFRRVLVSLSTGNRDEGMYVDDALAQQDAQCLYEAGEKKWGTDEVQFMAILCTRNRCHLLRVFDAYRGIANKDITDSIKSEMSGDLEDALLAVVKCVRNKPAYFAERLYKSMKGFGTDDNTLIRVMVSRSEIDMLDIRREFLTMYGKSLYSFIKGDCSGDYRKVLLRLCGGED; via the exons ATG GCAACAATCAAGGGGGTCTCGAGTTTCAGTGCTGAGCAAGAAGCACAGGCACTAAGGAAGGCTATGAAGGGATTTG GCACAGATGAAGACGCCATCATTGAGATCTTGACCAAACTAAATGTTTCCCAACGTCAGCAAGTTCTGATCACCTATAAAAGCAGTATTGGCAGG GATTTGATTGATGACTTGAAGTCTGAGCTGAGTGGGAATTTTGAAAGGGTGATCATTGGTATGATGACTCCTACCACCATGTATGATGTGCATGAACTGAGGAGGGCTGTGAAG GGTGCAGGAACAGATGAAGGTTGCCTGATTGAAATTCTGGCTTCTCGCACAAATGAAGAGATTCGGCGCATTAATGAGAACTACAAACTTC AATATGGCCGTACCCTCGAGGAGGACATTGTCTCTGACACATCTTCCATGTTTCGAAGAGTCCTCGTGTCCCTCTCGACG GGAAACAGAGATGAGGGAATGTATGTGGATGATGCCCTTGCTCAGCAAGATGCTCAG TGCCTGTATGAAGCTGGGGAGAAGAAATGGGGAACAGATGAGGTACAATTTATGGCCATCCTCTGTACACGGAACAGATGCCACCTACTAAGAG TTTTTGATGCATACAGAGGGATTGCTAATAAGGACATAACAGACAGCATTAAATCTGAGATGTCAGGAGACCTCGAAGATGCTTTGTTAGCTGTGG TAAAGTGCGTGCGAAATAAACCTGCATATTTTGCTGAAAGATTGTATAAATCCATGAAG GGATTCGGAACAGATGACAACACGCTGATCCGAGTGATGGTGTCCCGCTCTGAAATAGATATGCTGGATATCAGAAGGGAATTCCTGACCATGTATGGGAAATCACTCTACTCCTTCATTAAG GGAGACTGCTCAGGAGACTATAGGAAAGTTCTGCTCAGACTCTGTGGTGGGGAGGATTAA